The following coding sequences lie in one Silvanigrella aquatica genomic window:
- a CDS encoding transglycosylase domain-containing protein, producing the protein MKKIIFLFLFLIFLSCFPIFIGASYVAWQVYAGNYSDFEKSRIIEILSKETVLYYADGQSQLGSLFGQEHRIYVTIDQIPQAMKDAIVSAEDEDFYNNVGIDPKGILRAAIHNIIFRTRQGASTITQQTVKNLYGRKETDIYTKFQEMINAFKLEKMYPKEQILEFYLNQFHVTGNGRGVGVAAKYYFNKNVEDLSLVESSFIAGSVKGPEKYNPFTKTSVSGQDKAKKEAFIRKNYVLDRMLKTQKITKQQYDDAIKEQIPFNQGRFQFNELAVNQIISKQLIRPEILSAIGANNADEVGTMGLRITTTLEKDIQNAAQYGLRQNLSRIQMILNGFSAEPQSNFINIQKPELNSFYVGKVEIIDKTTDKENIKISFGIPVCNIDTEAINRVALITDQAFRRGKKKSLESLLNNIHLGQYVLTSVNKIKPDGQMFCDLEVRPRVQGAAIVLDKGKIIAMAGGFSSSEYNRAIFAERQPGSSFKLPVYYAAQQLGWSVLDPLSNIRDVFTWQGKFYFPRPDHAITSMETTILGAGAKSENLASIWILKHLLDKLSYDQYLDLLNFLDITGNGKSNEQSLALIANKFNATPDNEIYLKSGILEKIKSNMLSDLNIIANSRLKVFLRTLHYGNTFEKEEQFINDDKELQPKEKELRLNILRNNLLRWNRTAAQARKAIESLNQIVSGSPVTELDRDFFLSFAKTEDDNLVFLSQNPWRPDITSNLVQGMNITPLSLDSLLTLIRSNSSVLNSSNVMLDGVIPLSLIDSINSELAKKWKDIQNAPPIERLYWNDDFRYSLGMYYAANMVNDMGVQQPLKWVQSFPLGSNDVTLADLALMYQTFLTGKTYRYFNTVQPNQLVLIKRIEDASGNLLWEAKAKEYQFSDNFYSAPTLNTLRGTVTGGTAYVLNKSMILRSEKEDVDKQLLLAQIKIPVFGKTGTTNDYKNGTYVGFLPYPVAKGDILSSDNAYTIASYIGYDSNEPMVRKGYRVYGGGAIPAWEEIAHAIIKGQDFAEKLDWKYLADKKIHSIPFDYGSGLSQVVVPINSGISLSAQEPEDENANGQPENPYANDYSDTGQRLFKIYLSGSLSDGVFIPKRRVAFYNPVPPPQTPVISLGVSEQNENEKTQKQNGPVTPVPLSSFSEKLDNSYESNLNSADDDELPKGAKPGAKNYEYGLPAPPPGLQN; encoded by the coding sequence ATGAAAAAAATTATTTTTTTGTTTTTGTTTTTAATTTTTTTGTCATGTTTCCCTATTTTTATCGGTGCTAGTTATGTGGCTTGGCAAGTCTACGCAGGAAACTATTCCGATTTTGAAAAATCTAGAATTATAGAAATTTTATCAAAAGAAACAGTTCTCTATTATGCTGATGGGCAATCTCAACTAGGAAGTTTATTTGGCCAAGAGCATCGTATTTATGTTACAATTGATCAAATTCCACAAGCTATGAAAGACGCTATTGTTTCTGCTGAAGATGAAGATTTTTATAACAATGTTGGGATCGATCCCAAAGGAATTTTGCGAGCCGCAATACATAACATTATTTTTAGAACCCGACAAGGTGCCTCCACAATCACGCAGCAAACGGTTAAAAATTTATATGGACGTAAGGAAACTGATATCTATACAAAATTTCAAGAAATGATAAATGCTTTTAAATTAGAAAAAATGTATCCTAAAGAGCAAATTCTTGAATTTTATTTAAATCAATTTCATGTGACAGGAAATGGAAGAGGAGTTGGTGTTGCTGCAAAATATTATTTTAATAAAAATGTTGAAGATCTCTCCTTAGTAGAATCTTCATTTATTGCAGGAAGTGTTAAAGGTCCCGAAAAATATAATCCCTTCACTAAAACCTCGGTTTCAGGGCAAGATAAAGCTAAAAAAGAAGCCTTTATTAGAAAAAATTATGTGCTTGATAGAATGTTAAAAACTCAAAAAATAACGAAACAACAATATGATGATGCTATAAAAGAGCAAATTCCCTTTAATCAGGGACGTTTTCAATTTAATGAATTGGCAGTAAATCAAATTATTTCAAAGCAATTGATAAGACCAGAAATATTATCTGCCATAGGAGCAAATAATGCTGATGAAGTGGGTACTATGGGACTTCGCATTACTACAACTTTAGAAAAGGATATTCAAAATGCAGCACAGTATGGACTTCGTCAAAACTTAAGTCGCATTCAAATGATTTTAAATGGCTTTAGCGCGGAACCACAATCAAATTTTATTAATATTCAAAAGCCAGAATTAAATTCATTTTATGTCGGAAAAGTTGAGATTATTGATAAAACAACAGACAAAGAAAATATTAAAATCAGTTTTGGGATACCTGTATGTAATATTGATACCGAAGCTATTAATCGCGTTGCCTTAATTACGGATCAAGCTTTTCGTCGTGGCAAAAAGAAATCATTAGAATCCTTATTAAATAATATTCATTTAGGTCAATATGTTTTAACGAGTGTCAATAAAATTAAACCTGATGGTCAAATGTTTTGTGATTTAGAAGTGCGTCCCCGTGTCCAAGGTGCTGCTATTGTATTGGATAAAGGTAAAATTATTGCTATGGCGGGTGGCTTTTCTTCTAGTGAATACAATCGCGCTATTTTTGCCGAAAGACAGCCTGGTTCTTCATTCAAATTACCTGTGTATTATGCCGCTCAGCAACTAGGCTGGTCTGTACTCGATCCTTTATCGAATATTCGAGATGTGTTTACTTGGCAAGGCAAATTTTATTTTCCGCGACCCGATCATGCTATCACGAGTATGGAAACAACAATTTTAGGGGCAGGAGCAAAATCAGAAAACTTAGCGAGTATTTGGATTTTAAAACATTTATTAGACAAGTTAAGTTATGATCAATATCTTGATTTACTAAATTTTTTAGATATTACAGGCAATGGAAAATCAAATGAGCAAAGTCTTGCTTTAATTGCAAATAAATTTAATGCTACTCCAGATAATGAAATTTACCTTAAAAGTGGTATTCTTGAAAAAATAAAATCAAATATGCTTTCCGATTTAAATATTATTGCAAATTCAAGATTAAAAGTTTTTTTAAGAACTCTTCATTATGGAAATACCTTTGAAAAAGAAGAGCAATTTATAAATGATGATAAAGAACTGCAGCCAAAAGAAAAAGAACTTCGCCTAAATATATTAAGAAATAATTTATTAAGATGGAATCGGACAGCAGCACAAGCAAGAAAGGCTATTGAGTCTTTAAATCAAATTGTTTCTGGTTCACCCGTGACAGAACTTGATCGTGATTTCTTTTTATCTTTTGCTAAAACAGAGGATGATAATTTAGTCTTTTTATCTCAGAATCCTTGGCGTCCTGATATTACGAGTAATTTAGTGCAAGGAATGAATATCACTCCTTTGAGTTTAGATTCGCTTTTAACTTTGATCAGAAGCAATTCGAGTGTGTTAAATTCTTCAAATGTGATGCTTGATGGCGTTATTCCTTTATCATTAATTGATTCTATTAATTCGGAATTGGCAAAAAAATGGAAGGATATACAAAATGCTCCACCCATTGAAAGATTATATTGGAATGATGATTTTCGTTATTCTCTAGGTATGTATTATGCGGCAAATATGGTTAATGATATGGGAGTGCAGCAGCCTTTAAAATGGGTTCAATCTTTTCCATTAGGGTCTAATGATGTTACTTTAGCTGATTTAGCCTTAATGTATCAAACATTTTTAACAGGAAAGACATATCGTTACTTTAATACTGTGCAACCTAATCAATTGGTTTTAATTAAAAGAATTGAAGATGCCAGTGGTAATTTACTTTGGGAAGCAAAAGCAAAGGAATATCAATTTTCAGATAATTTTTATTCAGCCCCTACTTTAAATACATTACGTGGTACTGTCACCGGAGGTACGGCTTACGTCCTAAATAAGAGTATGATTTTGCGCTCAGAAAAAGAAGATGTTGATAAGCAACTATTGTTAGCACAAATTAAAATTCCTGTATTTGGAAAAACCGGAACAACGAATGATTACAAAAACGGAACCTATGTTGGTTTCTTACCTTATCCGGTTGCAAAAGGTGATATTTTATCATCAGATAATGCTTATACGATTGCTTCCTATATTGGTTATGACAGCAATGAACCCATGGTTAGAAAAGGATATCGTGTTTATGGGGGCGGTGCTATTCCTGCTTGGGAAGAAATTGCTCATGCTATTATCAAGGGACAAGATTTTGCAGAAAAATTGGATTGGAAGTATTTAGCAGATAAAAAAATTCATTCCATTCCATTTGATTATGGTTCAGGCTTATCTCAAGTTGTTGTCCCCATTAATTCGGGAATCTCTTTATCCGCTCAAGAACCAGAGGATGAAAATGCCAATGGACAACCTGAAAATCCTTATGCCAACGACTACTCCGATACGGGGCAACGTTTATTTAAAATTTATCTATCAGGTTCTTTATCAGACGGTGTTTTTATACCAAAAAGAAGAGTGGCATTTTATAATCCCGTACCACCTCCGCAAACTCCTGTCATAAGTCTTGGGGTGAGTGAACAAAATGAAAATGAGAAAACACAAAAACAAAATGGTCCTGTGACCCCTGTTCCCTTATCAAGTTTTTCTGAAAAATTAGACAATTCCTATGAATCTAATTTAAATTCTGCTGATGATGACGAGCTTCCCAAGGGAGCTAAACCAGGTGCTAAAAACTATGAATACGGATTGCCTGCACCTCCTCCGGGATTGCAAAATTAA
- a CDS encoding phosphatase PAP2 family protein → MITYNPPQAPPEQSTLSMQTFNPGDFKQDIYTLPLEGALVGAISYLYTPRSVSLWPFNSETADETPRPTTLPASIILPFALGTAGLVLGGLTLANDDFALGTQVRGWLHAILLTELATSTTKVTFQRKRPFYDYKESTEGSTSNDDRFSFFSGHASHAFSFATYSSALMFEYSRSPLLSWTYATVAYGAASWVASTRVKDHAHNASDVIVGGIVGTAIAAAVFYRVEAVQKQKKVASSNQIELKVVPFAFHDETSQPWYGAHIELKI, encoded by the coding sequence ATGATAACTTACAATCCGCCACAAGCGCCTCCGGAACAGTCTACATTGAGCATGCAGACATTCAATCCGGGAGATTTCAAACAAGATATCTACACTCTTCCCCTTGAAGGAGCTCTCGTCGGCGCCATATCTTATCTTTATACTCCTCGCTCTGTTTCCTTATGGCCATTTAATAGTGAAACAGCAGATGAAACTCCCAGACCTACAACTCTTCCCGCATCAATAATACTGCCTTTTGCCTTAGGAACAGCGGGGCTCGTTTTAGGAGGACTCACTTTAGCGAACGATGATTTTGCATTAGGAACACAGGTCAGAGGCTGGCTTCATGCTATTTTACTTACAGAATTGGCAACCTCAACGACTAAAGTTACATTTCAAAGAAAGAGACCCTTCTACGATTATAAAGAAAGTACCGAAGGTTCTACTTCAAATGATGATCGTTTTTCTTTCTTCAGCGGCCATGCTTCCCACGCCTTTTCCTTTGCCACATATTCCAGCGCACTTATGTTTGAATATTCTCGTTCCCCCTTATTAAGTTGGACTTATGCTACTGTCGCTTATGGAGCAGCCTCATGGGTCGCCTCCACGAGAGTAAAAGATCATGCCCATAACGCCAGTGACGTGATTGTAGGTGGTATAGTTGGTACCGCTATTGCAGCCGCCGTTTTTTATCGCGTAGAAGCAGTGCAAAAACAAAAAAAAGTAGCCTCTTCAAACCAAATCGAGTTGAAAGTCGTTCCATTTGCCTTTCATGATGAAACAAGCCAGCCTTGGTATGGCGCACATATTGAACTCAAAATCTAA
- the cdaA gene encoding diadenylate cyclase CdaA has protein sequence MNYLESIKSILSWKALLDISLVAFLFYQIIAQLKGTRAAQVLIGMLVIFITYVFSSMLQFDTLHWIISKFYSSFIIVVIVLFQDDIRRLLTRFGRGPFFSGLDAVSGAAIIDEITNAAKSLSHERIGALIVFERSVGLDKLYDHSIMLDAVITEQLLSSIFQSFSPLHDGAVIIKKDRINCASAQLPLSKNPRFSKKMGTRHSAAVGISEETDAVVLVVSEETGNISIAWEGNLQRQSSIEAARKMLSILLIPRGQNSTLVNWVDNFIIFNYHKLMNKLKNALFKNKLPQFENERKKSFDKTAPLHKKVSSLESFALQQIENENRIASNVPKNIHIRFPRSSKIKDIKSSDIQFISSNILNKHQNLSNSNLDPLSLEDNLNMDENSTQDDFPKTMNTSEKNKALKAIVEIAPEDRFDPPIPKSPPPRDISIGGIPLDPPIETKKEPDAFDKNNKDDKK, from the coding sequence ATGAATTACCTAGAGTCTATAAAATCAATTCTATCTTGGAAAGCCCTGCTTGACATTAGTCTTGTTGCATTTTTATTTTATCAAATCATAGCGCAACTAAAAGGAACAAGAGCAGCTCAAGTTCTTATTGGTATGCTTGTTATATTTATAACCTATGTGTTCTCAAGCATGCTACAGTTTGATACTTTGCATTGGATTATTAGTAAATTTTATTCTTCATTTATTATAGTCGTAATTGTTCTATTTCAAGATGATATACGAAGACTTCTAACTCGTTTTGGCAGAGGCCCCTTTTTCAGCGGTCTTGATGCTGTTTCGGGAGCTGCCATTATTGATGAAATTACAAATGCGGCAAAATCATTAAGCCATGAACGTATTGGAGCGCTCATTGTCTTCGAACGTTCAGTAGGATTGGACAAACTCTATGATCACAGCATCATGCTTGATGCTGTGATCACGGAACAGTTGCTAAGCAGCATTTTTCAATCTTTTTCTCCTTTACATGATGGTGCTGTTATCATTAAAAAAGATCGTATTAATTGTGCATCTGCACAATTACCGCTTTCAAAAAATCCTAGATTTTCCAAAAAAATGGGGACTCGTCATAGCGCTGCTGTAGGAATATCTGAAGAAACAGATGCTGTGGTTCTTGTTGTTAGCGAAGAAACGGGGAATATTTCAATCGCCTGGGAAGGAAATTTACAACGACAAAGCTCTATTGAAGCGGCTCGTAAAATGCTTTCTATTTTATTAATTCCTCGTGGTCAAAATTCAACACTAGTGAATTGGGTCGACAATTTTATTATATTTAATTATCATAAATTGATGAATAAATTAAAAAATGCTTTATTTAAAAATAAATTGCCTCAATTTGAAAATGAAAGAAAAAAATCATTTGATAAAACGGCTCCCTTGCATAAAAAAGTATCGTCTTTAGAGAGTTTCGCTCTTCAGCAAATAGAAAATGAAAATAGAATTGCATCAAATGTACCAAAAAATATTCATATTCGTTTTCCAAGAAGTTCCAAAATAAAAGATATAAAATCTTCAGATATTCAATTTATATCGAGCAATATATTAAATAAACATCAAAATTTATCAAACAGTAATCTTGACCCCTTAAGCTTAGAAGACAACTTAAATATGGATGAGAATTCAACTCAAGATGACTTCCCTAAAACCATGAATACCAGCGAAAAAAATAAAGCTTTGAAAGCCATTGTCGAAATTGCTCCCGAAGATCGCTTCGATCCCCCTATTCCGAAATCACCACCTCCCCGAGATATTTCCATTGGCGGAATTCCATTGGATCCCCCCATTGAAACCAAAAAAGAACCTGATGCTTTCGATAAAAACAATAAGGATGATAAAAAGTAA
- a CDS encoding LolA family protein, whose product MSKFKIKKFVYLFLLFQSFFLIKNIYCQNSENKITLKNTSNIQFEKKFEKILKIASKQNQFSVQFKQETYSVLRDKITKAEGILSIKKPASFRFEIISPRQEIYVSNEKSFWKYIPELKHAQHLQSKSNEIGFVNLLTNLSQIKKYYEISEWTNEEAVKLNQDINTPHVKSDTPPPQNDEYTLLKLVPKGDKQQKVLYAVIQVKTGFIQELRIVQLSGNRTRLEFSNYSPKSMSNDLFDFIPPQGIAVDNI is encoded by the coding sequence ATGTCTAAATTTAAAATTAAAAAATTTGTCTATTTATTCTTACTTTTTCAATCTTTTTTCTTAATAAAAAATATATATTGCCAAAACTCTGAAAACAAAATTACTCTTAAAAACACCTCAAATATTCAATTTGAAAAAAAATTTGAAAAAATTTTAAAAATAGCTTCAAAACAAAATCAATTTTCGGTACAATTTAAACAAGAAACTTATTCTGTACTCAGAGACAAAATCACAAAAGCGGAAGGTATTTTAAGCATTAAAAAGCCTGCTTCATTTCGCTTTGAAATAATTTCACCCCGCCAAGAAATTTATGTTTCCAATGAAAAATCTTTTTGGAAATATATCCCTGAATTAAAGCATGCTCAACATTTACAATCAAAATCAAATGAAATTGGCTTCGTAAACCTTTTGACAAATCTTTCGCAAATAAAAAAATATTATGAAATATCAGAATGGACAAATGAAGAAGCCGTTAAATTAAACCAGGACATAAATACCCCGCATGTAAAATCTGACACCCCACCACCACAAAATGACGAATATACCCTTTTGAAGCTAGTTCCTAAGGGAGACAAACAACAAAAAGTTTTATACGCTGTTATTCAGGTGAAGACAGGTTTCATACAAGAGCTACGCATCGTGCAGTTGAGTGGAAATCGCACAAGGCTTGAGTTTTCAAATTATTCACCTAAATCAATGTCAAATGATCTTTTTGATTTCATACCCCCGCAAGGAATTGCTGTGGATAATATATGA
- a CDS encoding LOG family protein produces MKIYNSPSIGVICSTQNEIPLPFLNLAFELGQFLSQKGFKIKIADHNSGMVQQLCEGVFSKNGNMNFMSTPYEKNRTTELIQKSDLFIILPGGYEVLEKLITLINYNKETNPPKPIVVLDYMNYFSPFLNWLEDIANINAIQKPSESFCIARMISDLEKILT; encoded by the coding sequence ATGAAAATCTATAATTCTCCTTCCATTGGCGTGATTTGTTCTACTCAAAATGAAATACCCCTCCCATTTTTAAATCTTGCCTTTGAATTAGGACAATTTTTAAGTCAAAAGGGTTTTAAAATTAAAATTGCAGATCACAATTCGGGTATGGTACAACAATTATGCGAGGGAGTTTTCTCGAAAAATGGAAATATGAATTTCATGTCAACTCCCTACGAAAAAAATAGAACTACGGAGCTCATTCAGAAATCGGATTTATTTATTATACTTCCAGGAGGTTACGAGGTCTTAGAAAAATTAATTACCCTCATTAATTATAATAAAGAAACAAATCCGCCTAAACCAATTGTTGTTTTAGATTATATGAACTATTTTTCACCATTTTTAAATTGGCTGGAAGATATTGCAAATATAAATGCAATACAAAAACCTTCAGAAAGTTTTTGTATTGCAAGAATGATATCTGATCTTGAAAAAATACTAACATAA
- a CDS encoding response regulator — protein sequence MISQDFFLWKIPYFLINKTLMISLLIISITTIIFNKYYFSYEIMLTISCISAWIITITYFLFRLVYFSGINQYLFYSKLAAIFAILCWTDIIITITNEENLIKIATYIEKIPMLIFYLSVLKNKKKYNMKVERMEPWIAAIYYLTIPIILISIYSALFSNRTANFIAEIILLYIYIIALFHAFTVSIFEYCRLGKLQDDMEKRNVEILHFAEKSKESTRLKGEFLANMSHELRTPLNGILGSANLLIGTKLNQEQRNYLEILRICGNNLLVIINEILDYSKIEANKLELEHIPFDINTCIENVFELLAPAAAAQETELIYNIDYNVPQQIIGDYTRIQQVLTHLVDNAIKFTKQGYALVKVTANLNTNNKYILKFEVRDTGSGISKKDISKLFKSFSQIDDSSTRKYGGTGLGLSIAKKLTELMGGNIGVKSDLGKGSIFNFTVITDPFKPEYVNEENDKSLQNKKIQIKSKIIFIIEKNDALLESLRNSCEGWEMETYTARSFEEALQIPTQMPPHFVLMTAEDANYEKFIHDLSGKYLDQQIIFIGMLKNSNSYYSDEKIIPKEFDAVIYKPVRYSQLFDCFIENSSANQKGKIPGIKAQQKSVAELFPLRILVAEDNVVNQKLITNMLKKFGYLCDIVANGNEVIEALTRNSYDIILMDVQMPELDGIESTKRIIAKYPKSSTRPHIIAMTAHARGAEGQICLDAGMEGYIGKPIDMKELKQVLEFWGNKANKMKTSA from the coding sequence ATGATATCGCAAGACTTTTTTTTATGGAAAATACCTTATTTTTTAATAAATAAGACTTTAATGATTAGTTTATTAATAATATCGATAACTACTATTATTTTTAATAAATATTATTTTAGCTACGAAATAATGTTAACAATATCTTGTATATCTGCCTGGATAATTACCATAACATATTTTTTATTTCGCCTAGTATACTTCAGTGGCATAAACCAATATTTATTTTACTCTAAATTAGCTGCTATTTTTGCCATACTTTGCTGGACAGACATAATCATTACAATAACTAATGAAGAAAACTTAATAAAAATTGCAACATACATTGAAAAAATACCTATGCTCATATTTTATTTATCCGTTCTAAAAAACAAGAAAAAATACAATATGAAAGTAGAAAGAATGGAACCCTGGATTGCTGCCATTTATTATTTAACTATTCCGATTATTCTGATATCAATTTATTCTGCGCTATTTTCTAATAGGACAGCAAATTTTATTGCCGAAATTATTTTATTATATATTTATATAATTGCTCTTTTTCATGCTTTTACGGTATCAATTTTTGAATATTGTCGTCTTGGAAAACTACAAGACGATATGGAAAAAAGAAACGTAGAAATTTTACATTTTGCAGAAAAATCTAAAGAATCTACAAGACTCAAAGGCGAATTTTTAGCAAATATGAGCCATGAATTAAGAACACCTTTAAATGGAATTCTTGGCTCAGCAAATCTTCTTATAGGTACGAAATTAAATCAGGAGCAAAGAAATTACTTAGAAATTCTAAGAATATGCGGAAATAATTTACTTGTCATTATTAATGAAATATTGGACTACTCAAAAATTGAGGCTAATAAATTAGAACTAGAGCATATTCCATTTGATATTAATACCTGCATTGAAAATGTTTTTGAGTTGTTAGCGCCAGCTGCAGCGGCACAAGAAACAGAGCTCATATACAATATTGATTATAATGTTCCACAACAAATTATTGGTGATTACACTCGCATTCAACAAGTGCTCACTCACTTAGTCGATAATGCTATTAAATTTACAAAACAAGGCTATGCATTAGTCAAAGTCACAGCAAATCTCAATACAAATAACAAATATATTTTAAAATTTGAAGTTAGGGATACAGGCAGCGGTATTTCTAAAAAAGATATTAGTAAATTATTTAAATCATTTTCTCAAATTGATGATTCTTCTACTCGAAAATATGGTGGAACAGGACTCGGGCTCAGTATTGCTAAAAAACTTACAGAACTCATGGGAGGAAATATTGGTGTAAAAAGTGATTTAGGAAAAGGTTCTATATTTAATTTTACGGTTATAACAGATCCATTTAAACCAGAGTATGTTAATGAAGAAAATGACAAATCATTACAGAATAAAAAAATTCAAATTAAAAGCAAAATTATATTTATTATTGAAAAAAATGATGCCTTACTAGAGTCTCTTCGCAATAGTTGTGAAGGATGGGAAATGGAAACATATACAGCGCGCAGTTTCGAAGAAGCCTTACAAATTCCTACACAAATGCCACCACATTTTGTACTTATGACTGCAGAGGATGCTAATTATGAAAAATTTATTCATGATCTTTCTGGAAAATATTTGGATCAACAAATCATTTTTATTGGAATGCTAAAAAATTCTAACTCATATTATTCGGATGAAAAAATAATACCAAAGGAATTTGATGCGGTTATTTATAAACCTGTTCGGTACTCTCAATTATTTGATTGTTTTATTGAGAACTCATCAGCAAACCAAAAAGGGAAAATACCAGGAATAAAAGCGCAACAAAAAAGTGTTGCAGAATTATTTCCCTTACGCATTTTAGTTGCAGAAGATAATGTGGTGAACCAAAAACTAATAACGAATATGCTTAAAAAGTTTGGATATTTATGTGACATTGTTGCAAATGGCAACGAAGTTATCGAAGCACTTACCCGAAATAGTTATGATATTATTTTAATGGATGTTCAAATGCCAGAACTTGATGGCATTGAATCTACAAAAAGAATTATTGCCAAATATCCAAAAAGTTCCACCCGACCGCACATTATTGCGATGACCGCACACGCACGGGGTGCCGAAGGTCAAATCTGTTTAGATGCTGGTATGGAAGGCTATATTGGAAAACCAATCGATATGAAAGAACTCAAGCAGGTGCTTGAGTTTTGGGGAAATAAAGCAAATAAAATGAAAACTTCTGCTTAA
- the lgt gene encoding prolipoprotein diacylglyceryl transferase, giving the protein MIPSEQYWTFDLSPFVFQVKNLNFSWVTTWWGILSLIVIFGGGFFLIWNQIKKYKYQLEKSNSEKNNSILSKKIHNLEFIQTSFLYFFAILVILYILNIMKINWGLRWYSTMYLIGFISVYVGCMIWIRKKTLMLTENMLMNLITLSIIGMLVGARSAYVFVYNWDYYKTHPWEAIATWEGGLSFHGGIVGVSLAMMYYCYKNKIPFFHLTDKLVRIIPIGIGMGRIGNFLNGELWGRPIESHIPWGIIFPEGGNIARHPSQIYQSLAEGWGLFLTLYIISRWKQKEGTLSACFIIFYSLYRFMVEYFRAADKQINYFYLSNFSWNPLNAYPDVPWWQVLTMGQLLCFCFLIAGCIFLYFTRKNILEFTPEWLKRNDNFFKRINLEVVKK; this is encoded by the coding sequence ATGATCCCTTCAGAACAATATTGGACATTTGACTTAAGCCCCTTTGTTTTTCAAGTAAAAAATTTAAACTTTAGTTGGGTCACAACTTGGTGGGGAATTTTATCACTCATCGTAATTTTTGGTGGAGGATTTTTTTTAATTTGGAATCAAATAAAAAAGTATAAGTATCAATTAGAAAAATCAAACTCCGAAAAAAACAATTCAATTCTATCAAAAAAAATCCATAATTTAGAGTTTATTCAGACTTCATTCCTATATTTCTTCGCTATTTTAGTTATTTTATATATTTTAAATATTATGAAAATAAATTGGGGTTTACGTTGGTATAGCACTATGTATTTAATAGGTTTTATTTCTGTTTACGTCGGATGCATGATATGGATCCGTAAAAAGACATTAATGTTAACAGAAAATATGCTTATGAATCTCATTACCTTAAGCATTATTGGGATGCTCGTAGGCGCACGATCAGCATATGTTTTTGTTTATAATTGGGACTATTATAAAACACACCCCTGGGAAGCGATTGCTACTTGGGAAGGAGGTCTGTCCTTTCATGGCGGCATTGTCGGTGTTTCCTTAGCAATGATGTATTACTGCTATAAAAATAAAATTCCTTTTTTCCATTTGACCGACAAGCTCGTTAGAATTATTCCCATTGGAATAGGTATGGGACGAATTGGTAATTTTTTAAATGGCGAATTATGGGGACGTCCCATCGAAAGTCATATTCCCTGGGGTATTATTTTTCCTGAGGGCGGAAATATCGCAAGACACCCTAGCCAAATATACCAAAGTTTAGCTGAAGGATGGGGTCTCTTTTTAACTCTTTATATTATTTCTCGCTGGAAACAAAAAGAAGGAACACTTTCAGCTTGTTTTATTATTTTTTATAGCTTGTATCGATTTATGGTTGAATACTTTAGAGCAGCAGATAAACAAATCAATTATTTTTATCTTTCAAATTTTTCTTGGAACCCACTCAATGCTTATCCCGATGTCCCTTGGTGGCAAGTTTTGACAATGGGGCAATTACTTTGTTTCTGTTTCCTTATTGCTGGTTGTATTTTTCTTTATTTTACTCGTAAAAATATTCTTGAATTTACACCCGAATGGTTAAAAAGAAACGATAACTTCTTTAAGCGAATAAATTTAGAAGTAGTTAAAAAATGA